The nucleotide window AAGCCCCAAGTTGGTGGCCGGATGCCTGGTAATCGACGCCGGCCGCGTCCTGCTGCTCCGCCGCGCCATCCCTCCGCGCCTCGGCTTCTGGACCTTTCCCGGCGGCTACGTCGACTTCGGCGAGATGCCCGAGCCGGCGGCGCTGCGCGAGACGGTCGAGGAAGTCGGGATGAACGTCACGATCGAAAGCCTGCTCGGCGTATATGCCGATCCGCAAAATCCGATCGCAGCGGTCGTGGTTTACCTCGCGCGGCCCGGAAGCGAGAGCCCGGGGCTCTCTGACGAGGCAAGCGAAGTGCGCTACTTCGCTCCCGCCGAGATCCCCTGGGAGGAGATCGCGTTTCGCACCACCGACGCCGCGATGCGCGACTGGATCGCTTATGTCGGCGGCGGCGGGCGGATAAACTCATAGGAATGGCCCGCCAGGAAAGCACCAGAGCGTCCGACGACGGTTACGAACTGATCGCCGACAATCGCAAGGCCCGCCACGATTTCTTCATCGAGGAGGTGCTGGAATGCGGGATGGCCCTGACCGGGACCGAGGTCAAATCGCTGCGCGCGCACAAGGTTAACCTGCGCGACAGCTATGCGCGGATCAAAAACGGCGAGGCCTTCCTGTTTGGCGTGCACATCGGCGCCTACGCGCCGGCCGGCCAGTTCAGCCACAACGAAGTCCGCCCGCGCAAGCTGCTGATGCATCGGCGGGAGATCGACCGCTGGTGGGGACATGCCCGCGAGCAAGGCTACACGATCGTTCCGCTGAAAATTTACTTCCGCCAAGGCCGTGCCAAGGTCGAACTCGGCCTGGCCAAGGGCAAGAAGCTCTACGACAAGCGCGAGGCGATCAAACGCAAGAGCGCGCGGCGCGAAGTCGAACGCGAATTGCGCCATCGCAACCGCTAGCACGCGCTTCGTCCGCGCGTGTCAGCTGCGAGAAATGGAAGACGCGGCGGGCGTCTGGCCGCCGGTCTCGTTCAGCAGCGCGCGCAGCCGTTCGATACGGCGGCCGAGCGGCGGATGAGTCGAGAACAGGTTGGCAAAAAATCCCTCGTCGTCATCGCGCGCGCCCTGCAGCGGATTGACGATGAACATGTGCGCGGTGCCGCGCGAGGCGTTGCGCAGCGGCGATTCGGTCTGGGCGATTCGTTCCAGCGCGCGCAGCAGCGCGCGCGGATTGCGCGTGAACTCGACCGAGGCGGCGTCGGCCAGGTACTCGCGCTCGCGCGATACCGCCATCGCGAGCAGCTGCGCGAATAACGGCGCGAGGACCGCAAGCACCAGCACCAGGATGCCAATCAATGCGCCTCCGTTCCCGCTGCGGCTGTCGTCGTCGCGGCTGCTGCTCCCGCCG belongs to Candidatus Binataceae bacterium and includes:
- the smpB gene encoding SsrA-binding protein SmpB, yielding MARQESTRASDDGYELIADNRKARHDFFIEEVLECGMALTGTEVKSLRAHKVNLRDSYARIKNGEAFLFGVHIGAYAPAGQFSHNEVRPRKLLMHRREIDRWWGHAREQGYTIVPLKIYFRQGRAKVELGLAKGKKLYDKREAIKRKSARREVERELRHRNR
- a CDS encoding NUDIX hydrolase — protein: MADRNDLPAAPRHEIQHQYPANVRFCPLCGGAMELRPVLPDHRRHKVCSRCGYIDFQSPKLVAGCLVIDAGRVLLLRRAIPPRLGFWTFPGGYVDFGEMPEPAALRETVEEVGMNVTIESLLGVYADPQNPIAAVVVYLARPGSESPGLSDEASEVRYFAPAEIPWEEIAFRTTDAAMRDWIAYVGGGGRINS